Proteins encoded in a region of the Pirellulales bacterium genome:
- a CDS encoding bestrophin family ion channel: MIEYKSERWWRTTFAFYGTVLPNVLGRVGVLTALSLMLCVLDVHVFQPHGFPLPSLDQLGHSVLGVAMSMLIVFRTNSSNNRYWDGRTFWGVLVNGSRNLARLGSRYAGPAEDLAALITAYVTAVRETLRGGFDYKSIVNLVPGRLARQAAAASNPPTVLAGAISDWIHHHKSDGRIGEYEAMAMEQVLNCMVDAQGGCERILRTPLPFVYASLIRQLLLIYLGSLPFVLVGRMGYAAPLVVAVVSFGMLGIEEAGAEIERPFGTDPNCLPLEQICTTIARDTKTLCTPYETSAV, from the coding sequence CGCCTTCTACGGCACGGTCCTACCGAACGTGCTGGGCCGGGTTGGCGTGCTCACCGCGTTGAGCCTGATGTTGTGTGTGCTCGACGTACACGTCTTTCAGCCGCACGGCTTTCCGCTGCCTTCGCTCGATCAACTTGGGCATTCGGTGCTTGGCGTGGCGATGAGCATGTTGATCGTGTTTCGCACCAACTCATCGAACAACCGTTATTGGGACGGTCGCACATTCTGGGGCGTGTTGGTCAACGGCTCGCGCAACCTGGCGCGACTCGGCTCGCGCTATGCGGGGCCAGCCGAGGATCTCGCGGCGCTTATCACGGCCTACGTCACCGCGGTCCGTGAGACGCTGCGCGGCGGTTTTGATTATAAGAGCATCGTAAATCTGGTGCCGGGCCGACTGGCAAGGCAAGCCGCCGCGGCCTCGAATCCGCCCACGGTGCTCGCCGGCGCCATCAGCGATTGGATTCACCACCACAAAAGCGACGGACGTATCGGAGAGTACGAGGCGATGGCCATGGAGCAAGTGCTCAATTGCATGGTCGACGCCCAGGGGGGCTGCGAGCGGATCCTGAGAACGCCGCTTCCCTTTGTGTATGCGTCGCTCATTCGCCAGTTGCTGCTGATTTACTTGGGGTCGCTTCCCTTTGTGCTCGTCGGCCGGATGGGCTATGCGGCGCCCTTGGTCGTGGCCGTGGTCTCGTTCGGTATGCTGGGGATCGAAGAAGCGGGCGCGGAAATCGAGCGGCCTTTTGGCACTGATCCCAACTGCCTGCCGCTCGAGCAAATCTGCACGACCATCGCCCGCGACACGAAGACCCTTTGTACTCCATACGAGACGTCGGCCGTTTAG
- a CDS encoding MOSC domain-containing protein, giving the protein MATREEMESCLEEIRNSPRDAGKIEMIVRRPQPGERDVVTSAVLDADIGLVGDNWLARGSRHTPDGTADPAAQLTLMNARAIAAITRGRDRWTLAGDQLFVDFDLSETHIPPGTRLQVGAALVEVSAAPHTGCKHFAARFGVDAVKFVNSPVGKQLHLRGINARIIRSGEVRVGDAITKI; this is encoded by the coding sequence TTGGCGACTCGCGAGGAGATGGAATCCTGCCTGGAGGAGATTCGCAATTCACCGCGCGACGCCGGCAAGATCGAAATGATCGTGCGTCGGCCGCAGCCGGGCGAGCGTGACGTCGTGACGTCCGCTGTGCTCGACGCCGATATCGGACTCGTCGGAGACAATTGGCTTGCGCGTGGTAGCCGCCACACTCCCGACGGCACAGCCGATCCGGCCGCGCAACTGACGCTGATGAATGCGCGGGCCATCGCGGCTATCACGCGGGGGCGGGACCGCTGGACCTTGGCCGGAGATCAGCTCTTCGTCGACTTCGACCTGAGCGAGACGCACATTCCACCGGGAACCCGGTTGCAGGTCGGCGCGGCACTGGTTGAGGTCAGCGCCGCGCCCCATACCGGCTGCAAACACTTTGCCGCGCGATTCGGAGTCGACGCGGTAAAGTTCGTCAACTCGCCAGTCGGCAAGCAATTGCACCTTCGCGGCATCAATGCCAGGATTATCCGTTCCGGCGAAGTGCGCGTCGGCGATGCCATTACAAAGATTTAA
- a CDS encoding VCBS repeat-containing protein, producing MHRSIPWVLLLVATRAALVSAADYQLDQFKTIPLVDAYYSEGANVGDIDGDGVQDAIYGPYWFKGPDYKEKYEIYPPKPQPVEGYANHFFCWAYDFNGDRHLDILTAGFPGTPAFVYENPGPAGLDKHWPRHTVLDSVCNESPQFLNIVGDERPEFVCTHDGYFGYATINWDKPLASWTFHNVSERNAPKPFGHGLGVGDINGDGRQDIITKDGWFAQPGSVESDSRWEFHPVSFAGSGGAEMYAYDVDGDGDNDVITSLAAHEFGLAWHEQRRQGDRIEFTPHTIMGSEPAANRYGLVFSELHSVNLADIDGDGLKDIVTGKTYYSHHKQSPLWNAGAVVYWFKLTRTKDGIDWIPFRAADDTGIGRQLTVTDINGDGLPDMIVGGMKGAHVLMHERKSVSRDEWEKARPRPVADEGKQAAGRD from the coding sequence ATGCATCGCTCGATCCCATGGGTACTGCTGCTCGTCGCCACGCGGGCAGCGCTCGTTTCTGCCGCCGACTACCAGTTGGACCAGTTCAAGACGATTCCGCTCGTCGATGCCTATTACTCCGAAGGGGCCAACGTCGGCGACATTGATGGCGACGGCGTACAAGACGCCATCTATGGTCCCTATTGGTTCAAGGGGCCGGATTACAAAGAAAAATACGAAATCTATCCGCCGAAGCCGCAACCGGTCGAAGGCTACGCGAACCATTTCTTCTGCTGGGCGTATGATTTCAACGGCGATCGACATCTGGATATTCTCACGGCAGGCTTTCCCGGCACGCCGGCTTTCGTCTACGAAAACCCGGGACCGGCCGGGCTCGACAAGCATTGGCCGCGACACACGGTGCTCGATTCGGTGTGCAATGAATCGCCGCAGTTCTTGAACATCGTCGGCGATGAGCGTCCGGAGTTCGTCTGCACACACGACGGTTACTTCGGCTATGCCACGATCAACTGGGATAAACCCCTTGCATCCTGGACGTTTCACAACGTCTCGGAGCGCAACGCACCAAAACCTTTTGGCCATGGGCTGGGCGTCGGTGATATCAACGGTGACGGCCGTCAAGACATTATCACGAAGGATGGCTGGTTCGCGCAGCCGGGGTCTGTCGAAAGCGACAGTCGCTGGGAATTTCATCCCGTCTCGTTCGCCGGTTCCGGGGGCGCCGAGATGTATGCCTACGACGTCGACGGCGATGGCGACAACGACGTCATCACTAGCCTGGCCGCGCACGAATTCGGGCTCGCCTGGCACGAACAGCGCCGGCAAGGGGACCGCATTGAATTCACGCCTCACACGATCATGGGAAGCGAGCCGGCTGCCAACCGTTATGGCCTGGTGTTCAGCGAATTGCATTCGGTGAATCTGGCCGACATCGACGGCGACGGATTGAAGGACATCGTCACGGGCAAGACCTATTACTCGCACCACAAGCAGAGCCCGTTATGGAACGCCGGTGCCGTCGTCTATTGGTTCAAGCTCACGCGCACCAAGGACGGAATCGATTGGATTCCCTTCCGCGCTGCCGACGATACCGGCATCGGTCGGCAACTCACGGTCACCGATATCAACGGTGACGGCCTGCCGGACATGATCGTCGGGGGCATGAAGGGAGCGCACGTACTCATGCACGAGCGCAAAAGCGTCAGCCGCGACGAGTGGGAGAAAGCGCGGCCGCGGCCCGTTGCCGACGAGGGCAAGCAAGCAGCGGGACGCGATTAG
- a CDS encoding PQQ-binding-like beta-propeller repeat protein encodes MPRSIRTIECAVAAAVFLFDGRSEALAQHRLLVQGSDKLAIVNRDGQIEWQMPWGGIHDMHVLADGHIVVQQGANKVAEIDPENKRVVWTYDSGASRENRGKTIEVHAFQPLADGQMMIAESGAGRIIEIDRDGHQLRDIRLKIDHPHPHTDTRLARKLDNGHYLVCHEGDGVVREYDGSGKVTWEYPVPLFGREPKPGHGPEAFGNKCFAALRLSSGNTLISTGNGHSVLEVTPDKEIVGRIEQNDLSGITLAWVTTVAVLPNGNYLIGNCHAGPGQPLVIELEPRSKKVVWTFDGYDTSAIMYRIR; translated from the coding sequence ATGCCGCGATCCATTCGGACCATTGAATGCGCGGTCGCCGCTGCCGTGTTCCTGTTTGATGGCCGCAGTGAAGCGCTAGCTCAACATCGTCTATTGGTCCAAGGCAGCGACAAGCTGGCGATCGTCAATCGCGATGGCCAAATCGAATGGCAAATGCCGTGGGGCGGAATTCACGATATGCACGTCCTTGCCGATGGGCACATCGTAGTCCAGCAAGGCGCGAACAAAGTTGCCGAGATCGATCCCGAAAACAAACGCGTCGTCTGGACCTACGATTCCGGCGCATCACGCGAAAATCGAGGTAAGACGATTGAGGTGCATGCGTTCCAACCGCTCGCGGACGGACAGATGATGATTGCCGAAAGCGGGGCAGGCCGGATTATCGAAATCGATCGCGACGGCCATCAGCTGCGCGACATCAGACTGAAGATCGATCACCCTCATCCGCATACCGATACTCGGCTCGCACGCAAATTGGACAACGGACATTACCTGGTCTGCCACGAAGGGGATGGCGTCGTGCGCGAATACGACGGCTCGGGCAAGGTCACCTGGGAATATCCCGTCCCCCTGTTTGGTCGCGAGCCAAAACCCGGGCACGGGCCCGAGGCCTTCGGCAACAAATGCTTTGCCGCGCTGCGCCTGAGTAGCGGCAATACGCTCATCTCAACGGGCAACGGCCACAGCGTTTTGGAAGTCACGCCCGATAAGGAAATTGTCGGGCGTATCGAGCAGAACGACCTCTCCGGCATCACGCTGGCTTGGGTGACGACCGTCGCCGTGCTACCAAATGGGAATTACCTGATCGGCAATTGTCACGCGGGCCCCGGGCAGCCGCTGGTCATCGAGCTTGAGCCCAGGTCGAAGAAGGTCGTTTGGACCTTCGACGGATACGACACTTCGGCAATAATGTATCGAATACGGTAG
- a CDS encoding DUF1553 domain-containing protein, which yields MLAGALAVAASLGRGVLSRAAEPPTAPANAVNFRTEIQPILAQRCYRCHGPDQAKGGLRLNSRDAAFAALESGQHAVVPGQPHESALIERVTSADEGTRMPPEGKPLSPEQIAVLRAWIASGAKWENHWAFEPVQRPPVPEVADAAWARNPIDRFVLDKLTARGLQPAVPAGKPALLRRVYFDLIGLPPTPEEVDAFLADTADDAYEKVVDRLLASPRHGERWARHWLDLVRYADTNSFERDGVKPNAWRFRDYVIRSLNDDKPYDRFVREQLAGDELPEVTTDTLTATGYYRLGLWDDEPADPLQARYDELDDIVATTGQVFLGLTINCARCHDHKLDPIPQADYYRMVSFFNEIDRYNTKTCQVDVSSPEVAEQHRKHDARTDAIREAMLLIERAGIEKMSAEDRRRTEGPDRGKVLKEKLQSCLSEESWQEYTKCKEELAEVERTVLPPREQILGLGKILDRPPPAHILARGNPHVPGDEVQPAFLAALGGGEPAIAPRADGARTSGRRSALADWIVSPTNPLSARVMVNRVWQHHFGRGLVRSSSNFGSLGNPPTHPELLDWLAAEFVDLGWHLKPLHRLIVTSNAYRMSSAGNSQALAADPENDLLWRFDMRRLAAEEMRDAMLATTGALNLKMFGPGVYPKMSQEVLHTQSMPGSGWEKSSPEEQNRRSVYIHIKRSLVLPILAEFDVCDTDSSCAVRFATTQPTQALAMINGEFAHEQAAALARRVKQEVPEDLAQQIARALRLALGRPVEAHQIEQGRQLIERLQSKHGLSAEKALEYYCLTVLNLNEFVYLD from the coding sequence ATGCTCGCCGGGGCTCTGGCTGTTGCTGCTAGCCTTGGCAGGGGTGTCCTATCGCGCGCGGCTGAACCGCCAACGGCGCCAGCCAATGCGGTCAATTTCCGCACCGAGATTCAGCCGATTCTGGCACAGCGCTGCTACCGCTGCCACGGGCCCGATCAGGCCAAGGGCGGCCTGCGGCTCAATAGCCGGGACGCCGCCTTTGCGGCATTGGAATCGGGCCAGCATGCCGTTGTGCCGGGCCAGCCTCACGAAAGCGCATTGATTGAGCGTGTCACCTCGGCCGACGAGGGGACGCGTATGCCCCCTGAGGGAAAGCCTCTCTCGCCGGAGCAAATCGCTGTGCTCCGCGCCTGGATCGCTTCGGGCGCGAAGTGGGAGAACCACTGGGCCTTCGAGCCCGTCCAGCGACCGCCGGTGCCCGAGGTGGCTGACGCCGCCTGGGCGCGTAATCCGATCGATCGCTTCGTGCTCGATAAGCTCACGGCGCGCGGCCTGCAACCGGCCGTTCCCGCCGGCAAGCCGGCGCTCTTGCGACGTGTTTACTTCGACTTGATTGGCCTGCCTCCGACGCCAGAGGAAGTCGATGCTTTTCTCGCCGACACGGCGGACGACGCCTACGAAAAAGTTGTCGATCGGCTCTTGGCCTCGCCGCGACATGGCGAGCGCTGGGCCCGCCACTGGCTCGACCTGGTGCGCTACGCCGATACCAACAGCTTCGAGCGCGACGGCGTAAAGCCGAATGCCTGGCGCTTCCGCGATTACGTCATTCGTTCGTTGAATGACGACAAGCCGTACGACCGTTTCGTGCGCGAGCAACTCGCCGGCGACGAGCTGCCGGAAGTCACGACCGATACGCTCACCGCGACCGGCTATTACCGGCTGGGGCTGTGGGATGACGAGCCGGCGGATCCGCTACAGGCCCGCTATGACGAGCTCGATGATATCGTCGCCACGACCGGTCAGGTGTTCTTGGGTCTGACGATCAATTGCGCCCGCTGCCACGATCACAAGCTCGATCCGATTCCGCAGGCCGATTACTACCGGATGGTGTCGTTCTTCAACGAAATCGATCGGTACAACACGAAGACGTGCCAGGTCGACGTTTCCTCGCCGGAAGTGGCTGAACAACACCGCAAGCACGACGCGCGGACTGACGCGATTCGCGAGGCGATGCTGCTCATCGAGCGCGCGGGTATCGAAAAGATGTCGGCCGAAGATCGGCGCCGCACAGAGGGTCCCGACCGTGGCAAAGTCTTGAAGGAAAAACTGCAGTCGTGCCTCAGCGAGGAGTCGTGGCAGGAGTACACGAAGTGCAAAGAAGAATTGGCCGAGGTTGAACGGACGGTGCTGCCGCCGCGCGAGCAGATCTTGGGGCTGGGGAAGATCCTGGATCGGCCGCCCCCGGCGCACATTCTGGCGCGCGGCAACCCCCACGTCCCCGGCGACGAGGTGCAGCCTGCGTTTCTTGCGGCTTTGGGGGGCGGAGAACCGGCGATTGCCCCGCGGGCGGACGGCGCTCGCACGTCAGGCCGTCGTTCGGCGCTGGCCGACTGGATCGTCTCGCCCACAAATCCGCTTTCAGCCCGGGTGATGGTGAATCGTGTCTGGCAGCATCATTTCGGGCGAGGGCTGGTGCGCTCGAGCAGCAATTTTGGCAGCCTGGGCAATCCACCAACTCATCCCGAACTACTCGACTGGCTGGCGGCGGAATTTGTCGATCTGGGTTGGCATCTCAAGCCGCTGCATCGCTTGATTGTCACCTCCAACGCTTACCGCATGTCGTCGGCAGGCAATTCGCAGGCGTTGGCCGCCGATCCCGAAAACGATCTTCTCTGGCGCTTTGACATGCGGCGCCTGGCGGCGGAAGAAATGCGCGACGCCATGCTGGCCACGACCGGCGCACTGAACCTGAAAATGTTCGGTCCGGGCGTGTACCCGAAAATGTCGCAAGAGGTGCTGCACACGCAATCGATGCCTGGCAGCGGCTGGGAAAAATCATCGCCCGAGGAACAAAACCGGAGAAGCGTCTACATCCACATCAAGCGCTCGCTCGTGCTGCCGATCCTGGCTGAGTTCGACGTTTGCGATACCGATAGCAGCTGTGCGGTGCGGTTTGCAACTACGCAACCGACACAGGCCTTGGCGATGATCAACGGCGAATTTGCCCACGAGCAGGCGGCCGCGCTCGCGCGCCGCGTGAAGCAGGAAGTTCCCGAAGATCTAGCTCAGCAGATCGCTCGGGCGCTACGCCTGGCACTGGGAAGACCTGTCGAGGCCCACCAAATCGAGCAAGGACGGCAGTTGATCGAGCGTTTGCAATCAAAGCACGGCCTCTCGGCGGAAAAGGCCTTGGAATACTACTGTCTGACCGTCCTGAATTTGAACGAGTTTGTTTACCTGGATTAA
- a CDS encoding DUF1501 domain-containing protein — MSSDTPKSTFCGRTRREFLWQAGGAFTSVALAGMLSKDGFLAAQSRAADGITPFANPLSPKPPHFAPKAKSVIFLFMYGGPSHVDTFDYKPILYKLDGQTIPVKTKGRGGSKNEGRVVGPKWNFKQYGQSGQWVSDLFPHLSQHVDDIAFLKSMTADSPIHGSAMLQMNSGRILSGSPALGSWVNYGLGTVNENLPGFVVMLDPTGGPISGAKNWSSGYMPATYQGTLLRSKGAPILDLSLADGMTQPVERELLDALHAANSDHLAQHPDNSNLAARIASYELAYKMQQYAPDAIDLAQETQTTLDMYGVNQERTRDFGRRCLLARRLVERGVRFIQLYSGGSHNDANWDAHGDLEKNHNFHAGNTDQPIAALLTDLKQRGLLDETLIVWGGEFGRQPTAEYAKGTGRDHNAYGFTMWMAGGGIKGGQSVGTTDELGSAAVEHPFHVKHLHATILHQMGLDPNALAYFYGGLDQKLVGVEHVEPIRQII, encoded by the coding sequence ATGAGCAGCGACACGCCCAAAAGCACCTTCTGCGGCCGCACACGCCGCGAATTTCTGTGGCAAGCCGGCGGCGCGTTTACGTCGGTCGCCCTGGCGGGCATGCTCAGCAAAGACGGATTCCTGGCTGCCCAGTCGCGCGCTGCCGATGGCATAACGCCATTTGCGAATCCGCTCTCGCCCAAGCCGCCGCATTTTGCTCCCAAGGCGAAGAGCGTGATCTTTCTATTCATGTACGGCGGCCCAAGCCACGTCGACACGTTCGACTACAAGCCGATCCTGTACAAGCTCGATGGCCAGACAATACCGGTAAAGACCAAGGGACGCGGCGGCTCGAAGAACGAGGGACGCGTGGTCGGGCCGAAATGGAATTTCAAGCAGTACGGCCAGTCGGGCCAGTGGGTCTCGGATTTGTTTCCGCATCTGAGCCAGCACGTCGACGACATCGCATTTCTCAAGTCGATGACCGCCGATTCGCCGATTCACGGCTCGGCGATGCTGCAGATGAACTCCGGCCGCATCTTGAGCGGCAGCCCTGCCCTCGGCTCGTGGGTGAATTACGGGCTGGGCACGGTTAACGAGAACTTGCCGGGCTTCGTCGTAATGCTCGACCCGACGGGCGGCCCGATCAGCGGGGCCAAAAACTGGTCGAGCGGCTACATGCCGGCCACCTACCAGGGGACGCTGCTTCGATCGAAGGGCGCTCCGATTCTCGACCTGAGCCTGGCCGATGGAATGACGCAGCCCGTCGAACGCGAATTACTCGACGCGCTGCACGCCGCCAACAGCGATCACCTGGCCCAGCATCCGGACAACAGCAACCTGGCGGCGCGGATCGCCAGTTACGAGCTCGCGTACAAAATGCAGCAGTATGCGCCCGATGCAATCGATCTCGCGCAAGAGACGCAAACGACGCTGGATATGTACGGCGTGAACCAGGAGCGCACGCGCGACTTCGGCCGCCGCTGTTTGCTTGCGCGAAGACTGGTTGAGCGCGGGGTGCGCTTCATTCAGCTCTATTCGGGCGGGTCGCACAACGACGCCAACTGGGATGCGCACGGCGACCTGGAGAAGAATCACAACTTCCACGCCGGCAACACCGATCAGCCGATCGCGGCGCTTTTGACCGACTTGAAGCAGCGTGGTCTGCTCGACGAGACCTTGATCGTGTGGGGCGGGGAGTTCGGCCGCCAGCCGACCGCCGAATATGCCAAGGGAACGGGCCGCGATCACAACGCCTATGGTTTCACCATGTGGATGGCCGGAGGCGGCATCAAGGGGGGCCAAAGCGTGGGCACGACCGACGAACTAGGCTCGGCCGCGGTCGAGCATCCGTTCCACGTCAAGCACCTGCACGCCACGATCCTGCACCAGATGGGGCTCGACCCGAACGCGCTCGCTTATTTCTACGGCGGCCTCGATCAAAAGCTGGTGGGGGTCGAGCACGTCGAACCGATCCGCCAGATCATCTGA